One Bacillota bacterium genomic window carries:
- a CDS encoding prepilin-type N-terminal cleavage/methylation domain-containing protein — translation MFRFPSLCRDSRGFTLVGLLVVIAIIGILAAVILSNAFKAIEKSKVAAAEADYRAIKAAVLSAYTDTGTWPPSSQQQGQDPGLVDKGNWKNGAQDTWNGSYLERWPGKNPWGGYYTYVNGIFEFLKPDSRGFR, via the coding sequence ATGTTTAGATTTCCTAGCCTTTGCCGTGATAGCCGCGGCTTCACCCTGGTAGGGCTTCTGGTGGTTATCGCCATCATCGGCATCCTGGCCGCCGTAATTCTTTCTAACGCCTTTAAGGCTATTGAGAAAAGCAAAGTGGCGGCGGCCGAGGCCGACTACAGGGCGATCAAAGCAGCGGTGTTAAGCGCGTATACGGATACGGGGACCTGGCCGCCTTCTTCGCAGCAGCAAGGTCAGGACCCCGGCCTCGTGGATAAAGGCAACTGGAAGAACGGTGCCCAGGATACGTGGAACGGCTCCTACCTGGAGCGCTGGCCGGGCAAGAACCCGTGGGGAGGCTATTACACTTATGTAAACGGCATTTTTGAATTTCTAAAGCCGGACTCGCGGGGATTCCGCTAG
- the pilM gene encoding type IV pilus assembly protein PilM, whose product MMWKPGRFFRKAEFTGVDIGTEYIKVAAARAASGAPEVTALALAPTPPAAWSEGLLAGEVVAALEKIVAEAGAPAGKVIAAITGEKVISRDIRVPPMPRKELESALRWEAERYIPVPLEELVVRSVVLGEVKGERGPELHVLLAAAPERLVRNYYELFLRAGLNLVAVDLQSLALWRLFVGASRQKGAGSWVILDIGAKFSQLVIVRDGEMAYTRVLPQGGSGFEGIKTLDGSGSGPELSEINSAIFRMAFEDYARQVRRSLDWYLTQERQSTIERVLLSGGAANIEGIPGHLAELLGVPVEIGEPPVRFNSRLRQTYNPSFAVAIGLALWELVR is encoded by the coding sequence GTGATGTGGAAGCCGGGAAGATTTTTTAGAAAAGCCGAGTTTACAGGGGTTGACATCGGTACGGAGTACATCAAGGTGGCTGCAGCGCGTGCCGCCTCCGGCGCGCCCGAGGTTACTGCGCTCGCCCTCGCGCCTACTCCGCCTGCTGCCTGGAGCGAAGGCCTGCTCGCGGGGGAAGTTGTAGCTGCTTTGGAGAAGATTGTTGCGGAGGCGGGGGCGCCTGCCGGGAAGGTGATCGCGGCCATCACCGGAGAGAAGGTAATCTCGCGGGACATCCGCGTGCCCCCCATGCCCCGGAAGGAGCTCGAGTCAGCGCTCAGGTGGGAGGCCGAGCGTTACATCCCGGTGCCCCTCGAGGAACTGGTGGTCAGAAGCGTGGTTTTGGGAGAAGTGAAAGGAGAGCGGGGGCCGGAACTGCACGTTCTCCTGGCGGCGGCTCCAGAGCGTTTGGTCAGGAATTACTACGAACTTTTTTTGCGGGCCGGGCTCAATCTGGTAGCCGTTGACCTCCAGAGTCTGGCGCTGTGGCGCCTGTTTGTAGGTGCTTCACGCCAGAAGGGCGCCGGGTCTTGGGTGATCCTTGACATCGGGGCGAAATTTTCCCAGCTCGTCATCGTCCGGGATGGAGAGATGGCCTACACGAGGGTTCTTCCCCAGGGAGGTTCCGGGTTTGAAGGAATAAAGACTTTGGATGGAAGCGGGAGCGGGCCTGAACTGAGCGAGATCAACAGCGCGATCTTCAGGATGGCTTTCGAGGACTACGCCCGTCAGGTGCGGCGCTCTCTTGATTGGTATTTGACCCAGGAGCGCCAGAGCACGATCGAGAGGGTGCTTTTAAGCGGGGGCGCGGCTAACATCGAAGGGATCCCCGGCCACCTTGCCGAATTGTTGGGAGTACCTGTGGAGATTGGCGAGCCTCCCGTCCGGTTCAACAGCAGGCTGCGCCAGACTTACAACCCGTCTTTCGCTGTGGCCATCGGCCTTGCGCTTTGGGAGTTGGTGAGATGA
- a CDS encoding prepilin-type N-terminal cleavage/methylation domain-containing protein, whose product MRGVSGRKNGFVLVEVLIASLVLAVVFGAALLLYQRGVVSWLRTRDRVEVQENLRLGLDRMSRELRGALYLVEAKPDSVMFFSSDEKYISYYVRYSDTAKSCQLLRGVGGTANPVASYVTALEITYEPAETADPKKITFVHIRLTGEKDRSGTVTMSTGVRLRSV is encoded by the coding sequence ATGAGGGGAGTTTCAGGAAGAAAAAATGGTTTTGTTCTGGTTGAGGTCCTGATTGCCTCCCTCGTTTTGGCCGTGGTCTTTGGGGCAGCCCTGCTCCTCTACCAGCGGGGAGTGGTGAGCTGGCTGAGGACGCGGGACAGGGTGGAGGTTCAGGAGAACCTGCGCCTTGGACTTGACCGGATGAGCAGGGAGCTGCGGGGCGCCCTCTACCTCGTGGAGGCGAAGCCTGATTCGGTGATGTTTTTCAGCTCCGATGAGAAGTATATCTCCTACTATGTTAGGTACTCCGACACTGCCAAGTCCTGCCAGCTCCTGCGCGGTGTCGGCGGCACTGCGAACCCGGTGGCCAGCTACGTGACCGCTCTCGAAATCACGTACGAACCGGCAGAAACTGCAGACCCGAAAAAGATAACCTTTGTGCACATCCGGCTCACGGGCGAGAAGGACAGAAGCGGCACCGTCACCATGAGCACAGGTGTGCGCCTGCGCTCTGTTTAA
- a CDS encoding prepilin peptidase, giving the protein MFWVLFLLGLFIGSFLNVVIYRMPRGESVVAGRSRCPACGQALAWYDLVPVLSYLALRGRCRYCRTPISPRYLLVELLTGAVFAALFYRFGPTPALAKYLFLGAVLIAATFIDLEHYLIPDRLVLAGLAGAAVLGFAAGDVGIWSALAGCAAGAGFLLLVVVISKGGMGGGDVKLAAVTGLFLGWPLGSLGIFLGACVGGLVAFFLLLFRIKGRKDPLPFGPFIALGSFLALLWGKEVISWYLGRFW; this is encoded by the coding sequence ATGTTTTGGGTCCTTTTCTTACTGGGTCTTTTTATCGGCAGTTTCCTAAACGTGGTCATTTACCGCATGCCGCGGGGGGAATCGGTGGTTGCGGGCAGGTCGCGCTGCCCCGCCTGCGGGCAGGCGCTGGCCTGGTACGATCTCGTCCCAGTGCTGAGCTACCTTGCCCTGCGGGGGAGGTGCCGCTATTGCAGGACGCCGATTTCCCCGCGGTATCTCCTGGTGGAGCTGTTGACCGGCGCGGTCTTTGCCGCGCTCTTTTACCGTTTCGGGCCGACGCCGGCGCTGGCCAAGTATCTTTTTCTCGGTGCCGTCTTGATCGCGGCCACCTTCATCGACCTGGAGCACTACCTGATCCCGGACCGCCTTGTGCTGGCCGGGCTGGCGGGCGCCGCTGTCCTGGGGTTTGCTGCCGGTGACGTAGGAATCTGGTCGGCTCTGGCGGGATGCGCTGCGGGAGCAGGATTTTTGCTTCTCGTTGTCGTAATTAGCAAGGGCGGCATGGGAGGCGGGGACGTCAAGCTTGCTGCAGTGACGGGGCTTTTTCTGGGGTGGCCGTTAGGCTCCTTAGGGATCTTTCTGGGCGCCTGCGTGGGTGGGCTGGTGGCTTTTTTTCTTTTGCTTTTCAGGATTAAAGGGCGGAAAGACCCTCTTCCCTTCGGGCCTTTTATTGCTCTGGGCTCTTTCCTTGCTCTGCTGTGGGGAAAAGAGGTCATTTCCTGGTACCTGGGCCGCTTCTGGTGA
- a CDS encoding prepilin-type N-terminal cleavage/methylation domain-containing protein, with product MREGFGLLKRVCKGEKGFTLVELLVVIAIIGVLAAIVLPNTFQSTEKAKIAQAYETAKAIKSAALQYYADTGHWPAMTDNYSDINGFLKDDGMPGWNGPYLEKWKFSPWNGRLRWDTSINVTGGPAKDAIIVFDDDHTRDSNDNQGKIPRRSMEEIDRTLDDGNLATGFVQGDGEGYAAAKGELVIVLVADVQQ from the coding sequence ATGCGGGAGGGATTTGGGTTGCTTAAACGAGTGTGTAAAGGTGAAAAAGGCTTCACGCTGGTGGAGCTTCTGGTGGTTATCGCCATCATCGGAGTGCTGGCCGCAATTGTGCTGCCAAATACATTTCAGTCCACCGAAAAAGCCAAAATCGCCCAGGCCTATGAGACTGCTAAGGCGATAAAGTCGGCTGCACTACAGTACTATGCGGATACAGGGCACTGGCCCGCGATGACTGACAATTACAGTGACATCAATGGCTTCTTGAAAGATGACGGCATGCCCGGGTGGAACGGGCCGTACCTGGAGAAATGGAAATTCAGCCCCTGGAACGGTCGGCTGCGTTGGGACACGAGCATAAACGTAACCGGGGGACCTGCCAAGGACGCGATTATTGTTTTCGACGATGACCATACACGGGATTCCAATGATAACCAGGGTAAGATTCCGCGTCGGTCAATGGAAGAAATCGACCGTACCCTTGATGATGGGAATCTGGCTACAGGGTTTGTGCAGGGAGACGGGGAAGGGTATGCAGCGGCTAAGGGAGAACTGGTCATTGTACTGGTGGCGGATGTGCAGCAGTAG
- a CDS encoding prepilin-type N-terminal cleavage/methylation domain-containing protein, translated as MFGLPLKKRGALSGFTLLEVSLAVLVVGILFSVAVPDLRRCLGRCRLQTAADQLAGDIRETSQLALNEESSLYSIKFYPSPGNAYYVKKSANLGPRVVKAVSLPSGVVLENTNFTDHELRFSAKGTPTAGGTVTLRDGVSGSFKYVIVAAVTGRVRVSDQAPKNVEDI; from the coding sequence ATGTTCGGTCTGCCTTTGAAAAAGCGCGGGGCCTTGTCCGGCTTTACGCTCCTGGAAGTTTCCCTTGCTGTTCTCGTGGTTGGGATCCTGTTCTCTGTGGCGGTCCCGGATCTCAGGAGGTGCCTCGGGCGCTGCCGCCTCCAGACTGCCGCCGACCAGCTCGCGGGAGACATCAGAGAAACCAGCCAGCTTGCCCTGAACGAGGAAAGCTCCCTTTACTCCATCAAGTTTTACCCGTCTCCAGGCAACGCCTATTATGTGAAGAAGTCTGCAAATCTGGGGCCGCGGGTGGTGAAAGCGGTCAGTCTCCCGTCCGGAGTTGTACTCGAGAACACGAACTTTACCGATCACGAGCTCAGGTTCTCGGCGAAAGGCACGCCCACTGCAGGCGGCACAGTTACTTTGAGAGACGGGGTTTCGGGCTCTTTCAAGTACGTGATCGTGGCTGCGGTCACAGGGAGGGTGCGTGTGAGTGACCAGGCTCCGAAGAATGTGGAGGACATCTGA
- the pilO gene encoding type 4a pilus biogenesis protein PilO: MIRWANLTRREKAAVAGLLVFTGSLLFYYTLLGPQMRTYREDRERVIFLQNQVRRERALIGNLKHEEAALAAAKQKLDLLKPYFEAEVRDGRAFAKLGLEAVKNRVSIKSFRLGKPTGKTYYVELPLEFEIGGWYLDVLSFLRSVEAFPNISEIRKLVIEPQAFGEGQSGEKFPSLTNGFVTARFTVVVFASPKPEEEFKFEELGDWLLGRGNPFLSVRGGTPAPGVVPPNTVVTPDYQHQAQPPAPENQAEQVSPGAGVSPEQERGSSLLPLK, encoded by the coding sequence TTGATCAGGTGGGCAAACCTGACAAGGCGCGAAAAAGCGGCGGTGGCGGGCCTTTTAGTTTTTACAGGCTCTTTGCTTTTTTATTATACCCTTTTGGGGCCTCAGATGAGAACTTACAGGGAGGACCGGGAAAGGGTCATTTTCTTGCAGAACCAGGTGCGGAGGGAGCGGGCTTTAATCGGAAACTTGAAACATGAAGAAGCCGCCCTGGCTGCAGCGAAGCAAAAGTTAGATCTTTTAAAACCTTACTTTGAAGCGGAGGTGCGTGATGGTCGGGCTTTCGCGAAGCTGGGCCTCGAGGCTGTCAAGAACCGCGTTTCCATCAAGAGCTTCCGTTTGGGAAAACCAACCGGCAAAACCTATTACGTGGAACTGCCCCTCGAGTTCGAGATCGGAGGGTGGTATCTTGATGTCTTGAGTTTTTTGAGGAGTGTCGAGGCCTTTCCGAACATCTCCGAGATTAGAAAGCTAGTGATCGAGCCCCAAGCTTTTGGGGAAGGGCAGAGCGGAGAGAAGTTCCCTTCCCTGACCAACGGGTTTGTTACGGCACGTTTTACGGTAGTTGTTTTTGCCTCACCAAAACCTGAAGAGGAGTTCAAGTTCGAAGAACTGGGGGATTGGCTTCTGGGCCGCGGCAATCCCTTTCTCTCCGTCCGGGGCGGAACTCCCGCGCCTGGTGTCGTTCCCCCTAACACTGTTGTAACCCCGGACTACCAGCACCAGGCTCAGCCGCCAGCTCCCGAGAACCAGGCGGAGCAGGTTTCGCCTGGTGCCGGCGTTTCGCCGGAGCAGGAAAGGGGCTCGAGTTTGCTGCCGCTCAAGTAG